Proteins from a single region of Aythya fuligula isolate bAytFul2 chromosome 3, bAytFul2.pri, whole genome shotgun sequence:
- the MAL gene encoding myelin and lymphocyte protein has translation MSSATSRSSLPSGLAVLTTFPDVLFIPELIFGGLVWILIAASKVLDPTLLGWVMFVSVFCFVMTATLLFLYMCGAHGGSSSWVTLDAICQVTAALFYLSAAVLEAYYTIGLRALFTLPELRSIYQENIAAVVFAFVATLLYVIHQIYSLRRWKSS, from the exons ATGTCCTCGGCAACTTCCAGAAGCTCTTTGCCCAGCGGCTTGGCCGTCCTGACAACTTTCCCAGATGTGCTCTTCATTCCTGAATTG ATCTTTGGGGGCCTTGTCTGGATCCTCATCGCCGCCTCCAAGGTCTTAGATCCCACACTGCTGGGCTGGGTGATGTTTGTCTCTGTGTTCTGCTTTGTCATGACCGCCACCCTCCTGTTCCTCTACATGTGTGGGGCACAcgggggcagcagctcctgggtcACTTTG GATGCCATCTGCCAGGTGACAGCAGCACTGTTCTacctcagtgctgctgtgttGGAAGCCTACTACACCATTGGACTAAGGGCTCTCTTTACCTTACCTGAGTTGAGGTCCATCTACCAGGAGAACATTGCTGCTGTG gTATTTGCATTCGTAGCTACCCTGTTGTATGTGATCCATCAGATATACTCTCTCCGCCGATGGAAATCATCCTAA